From the Manihot esculenta cultivar AM560-2 chromosome 3, M.esculenta_v8, whole genome shotgun sequence genome, one window contains:
- the LOC110611565 gene encoding uncharacterized mitochondrial protein AtMg00810-like — translation MKGEYEEKAGDSNSKLVCKLQKSLYRIRQASRQWNLKFTECLLQNGFSHTKILIYQLKAILSTALKLKDLDNLQYFLGLEITRSTKGIVLAQRKLMLEMLEEYEMLGAKPSSIPMEVNVKLVHTEDNLLNDPGIYGQIVRKLMYVTLTRPDITYSVHVLSQFMDKPTQIHIEAAYKELKYLKGTLGQGLFMSANSNMKITAYSDSDWADCQETRR, via the exons ATGAAGGGGGAGTATGAAGAAAAGGCTGGAGATTCAAACTCAAAGTTGGTTTGCAAGCTACAGAAGTCCTTATATAGAATACGGCAAGCATCTAGACAATGGAATCTCAAGTTCACAGAATGCTTATTACAAAATGGTTTTTCTCATACTAAA ATTCTAATATATCAATTAAAAGCAATCCTAAGTACTGCCTTGAAGCTCAAGGATTTAGACAACTTGCAGTACTTTCTTGGTTTGGAAATAACAAGGTCAACTAAGGGAATTGTTCTTGCACAGAGAAAGTTAATGTTAGAAATGTTGGAGGAGTATGAAATGCTTGGAGCAAAGCCAAGTTCAATACCCATGGAAGTCAATGTCAAGCTAGTACACACTGAAGataatcttctgaatgatcctgGAATTTACGGACAAATTGTTAGAAAGCTAATGTATGTTACCTTGACTAGACCTGACATAACATACAGTGTTCATGTTCTATCCCAATTTATGGATAAACCAACTCAGATTCATATAGAAGCAGCTTACAAAGAGCTCAAGTACTTGAAAGGAACTCTAGGGCAAGGGTTGTTTATGTCTGCAAATTCTAACATGAAAATCACAGCTTATTCAGATAGTGACTGGGCAGATTGTCAAGAAACTAGGAGGTGA